The following proteins are co-located in the Acidicapsa acidisoli genome:
- a CDS encoding RapZ C-terminal domain-containing protein yields the protein MDVLKRLFEQYYQLPAEEVQPLQGELGGSGRAIVRLTGGPFSAIGILYSVHEENVAFLEFSRHFRRRGLPVPQIYAEALSEGAYLEEDLGDTTLFQFLSANRTGAVIAPPAVEAYRKVVAALPRFQVEAGRDLNYKVCYPRASFDRQSIAWDLNYFKYYFLRLSGVPFNEQALEHDFSRLTKLLLGANHDYFLYRDFQSRNVMLRDGQPFFLDYQGGRKGALQYDIASLLYDGKADLPPELRQELLDHYLDCLSNYIDVDRAAFMEHYYAYVYIRILQALGAYGFRGFYERKAHFLQSVPYALKNLRWLAHNVKLPVALPALMDAVNAMLASDKLQGLASSADKLTVRIFSFSFHRQAPTDDSGNGGGFVFDGRSLPNPGREEQFRPLTGKDAPVIDYLNQQESVHHFFSSVLSLVDASVSSYQARGFKNLMVSFGCTGGQHRSVYLAEKLARHLRRSGGVEVVLRHIELEKMGK from the coding sequence ATGGACGTTCTAAAGCGGCTTTTCGAGCAGTATTACCAGTTACCGGCCGAAGAGGTTCAGCCGCTACAAGGTGAGCTTGGTGGATCGGGACGCGCCATCGTCCGATTGACCGGCGGACCATTCAGCGCCATCGGCATTCTCTATTCCGTGCACGAGGAGAACGTCGCCTTCCTCGAATTCTCCAGGCATTTTCGCCGGCGTGGATTGCCTGTCCCACAAATTTACGCGGAGGCTTTGAGTGAAGGCGCCTATCTGGAAGAAGACCTAGGAGACACGACGCTCTTTCAGTTCCTCAGCGCCAACCGCACGGGCGCGGTCATCGCTCCGCCAGCGGTCGAAGCATATCGCAAAGTGGTGGCGGCATTGCCGCGTTTTCAAGTCGAAGCGGGCCGCGATTTGAATTACAAAGTCTGTTATCCGCGCGCCAGCTTCGACCGCCAGTCCATCGCCTGGGATCTGAACTACTTCAAGTACTATTTTCTCCGGCTCTCCGGAGTGCCGTTTAACGAACAGGCGCTGGAGCATGATTTCAGCCGTTTGACCAAGCTTCTGCTGGGCGCGAACCATGACTATTTTCTGTATCGGGATTTCCAGTCGCGCAATGTGATGCTGCGCGACGGACAGCCATTTTTTCTCGACTATCAGGGCGGCCGCAAAGGCGCACTGCAATACGACATTGCCTCGCTTCTCTACGATGGCAAGGCCGATCTTCCGCCAGAGCTGCGCCAGGAACTGCTCGATCATTACCTCGATTGCCTTTCCAATTACATTGACGTCGATCGCGCAGCCTTCATGGAGCACTACTACGCCTACGTGTACATCCGCATCCTGCAGGCTTTGGGCGCATACGGTTTCCGGGGCTTCTACGAACGCAAGGCGCACTTCCTGCAGAGCGTGCCCTACGCGCTCAAAAACCTGCGCTGGCTCGCCCACAACGTCAAGCTGCCTGTTGCCCTTCCCGCTCTCATGGACGCGGTGAATGCCATGCTGGCGTCCGATAAACTCCAGGGTCTTGCATCCTCCGCCGACAAATTGACGGTACGCATCTTCAGTTTCTCCTTCCACCGTCAAGCTCCCACGGATGACTCCGGCAATGGGGGCGGATTTGTCTTCGATGGCCGCAGTCTTCCAAATCCCGGCAGGGAAGAACAGTTCCGCCCGCTGACCGGCAAGGACGCGCCGGTAATCGACTATCTCAATCAGCAGGAGAGCGTGCACCACTTCTTTTCCAGCGTTCTATCCCTCGTGGATGCAAGCGTAAGCAGTTATCAGGCGCGCGGCTTCAAGAACCTCATGGTCTCCTTCGGTTGCACCGGTGGCCAGCACCGCTCCGTCTACCTGGCGGAGAAGCTGGCAAGGCACCTGCGCCGCAGCGGCGGCGTGGAAGTGGTTCTCCGTCACATTGAGCTGGAGAAGATGGGCAAGTGA
- a CDS encoding nucleotidyltransferase family protein translates to MILAAGLGTRLRPLTDDRPKALVEVAGHTLLEIALNRLRTFGVRDVIVNAHHYADKMIEYLKANANFGMRIEISREEVLLDTGGGLKKAAHFFLETDENSREPFLLHNVDVISTIDLARMMQFHRANDALATLAVQARETSRYLLFDDRGELCGRQTVSAASEEAELVRIAEDAEPLAFSGIHVISPRLFSKMEEDGVFSIISTYLRLAAREEKILAFRADDSYWRDLGRPEHILQAAEDIRDGRYSLA, encoded by the coding sequence ATGATCCTGGCCGCCGGCCTCGGCACGCGCCTGCGGCCGCTCACAGATGACCGTCCGAAGGCGCTCGTGGAAGTTGCGGGTCATACGCTCCTTGAGATAGCTCTCAACCGCTTGCGGACCTTCGGCGTGCGCGATGTGATCGTCAATGCGCATCACTACGCCGACAAGATGATCGAGTATCTGAAGGCCAACGCCAACTTCGGGATGCGAATCGAAATCTCTCGCGAGGAAGTATTGCTAGATACAGGTGGCGGCCTCAAGAAAGCCGCGCATTTCTTCCTTGAAACGGACGAAAACTCGCGAGAGCCATTCCTTCTGCATAATGTCGATGTGATCAGCACGATCGATCTCGCTCGCATGATGCAGTTCCATCGAGCGAATGATGCGCTCGCTACGCTTGCGGTTCAGGCTCGGGAGACTTCGCGGTATCTGCTCTTTGACGACCGAGGCGAGCTCTGCGGCCGTCAAACCGTGAGCGCGGCGAGTGAGGAAGCCGAATTGGTGCGGATTGCTGAAGATGCGGAGCCATTGGCATTTTCAGGGATCCACGTCATCTCACCGCGCCTTTTCTCGAAAATGGAAGAGGACGGCGTATTTTCCATTATTTCCACGTACCTGCGCCTCGCGGCCCGCGAAGAAAAAATCCTCGCTTTTCGCGCGGACGATTCGTATTGGCGCGACCTGGGCAGGCCGGAGCACATTCTGCAGGCAGCCGAGGATATCCGCGACGGGCGGTATTCACTGGCTTGA
- a CDS encoding VWA domain-containing protein, with protein MIVLAAPLLFFPSDALTAQSTAQHPAPLTVDRDPVRSPDADVTKPTTGEVSKEGGSFVVRADVEEVSLNVTVLDGHGQIVQDLKRNDFRVLEDGVQQNLLSFQHADIPVSIGLVIDNSGSMYKKRPSVNKSSLDLILASNPKDEAFVVNFADDAYIDQDLTSDPNKLKDGLGHIESRGGTALYDAVVASADKLAADAHRPKQVIVIITDGEDNASTLNLEQAIRRVQQLSGPVIYSIGLLFGDEMSRGEVRHARRALEMLSGETGGIAFFPKSLDQVDQIAAEVARDIRSQYTLAYHSTKPTSQPGFRKVTVIAQAKGEGKLNVRTRTGYFPSVKNTPKPASSSQ; from the coding sequence ATGATCGTGCTCGCGGCGCCACTGCTCTTTTTTCCGAGCGACGCCCTGACAGCGCAATCAACAGCGCAGCACCCCGCGCCCCTCACCGTCGACCGCGACCCGGTTCGATCACCCGACGCCGACGTCACCAAGCCCACGACAGGCGAGGTCTCCAAGGAAGGCGGCAGCTTCGTCGTCCGTGCCGACGTGGAGGAAGTCTCGCTCAACGTGACGGTACTCGACGGCCATGGTCAGATTGTCCAGGACCTAAAGCGGAATGATTTTCGCGTACTCGAGGACGGCGTCCAGCAAAACCTCCTCAGCTTCCAGCATGCCGATATCCCAGTCTCAATTGGCCTGGTGATCGACAACTCCGGTTCGATGTACAAGAAGCGCCCGTCGGTGAACAAATCCTCGCTCGACCTGATCCTCGCCTCCAATCCGAAAGACGAAGCCTTCGTCGTCAACTTCGCCGACGACGCCTACATCGACCAGGACCTCACCTCCGACCCCAACAAGCTCAAGGACGGCCTCGGCCACATCGAGTCCCGCGGCGGCACCGCCCTCTACGACGCCGTCGTCGCGTCCGCGGATAAACTTGCCGCCGACGCCCATCGCCCCAAGCAAGTCATCGTCATCATCACCGACGGCGAAGACAACGCCAGCACTCTGAACCTCGAACAGGCCATCCGTCGGGTCCAGCAGCTTTCGGGGCCTGTCATTTACTCAATCGGCCTCCTCTTTGGCGACGAAATGTCCCGGGGCGAAGTGCGCCACGCGCGACGCGCGCTGGAGATGCTCTCCGGCGAAACCGGCGGAATCGCTTTCTTCCCGAAGTCCCTGGACCAGGTTGATCAGATAGCCGCGGAGGTAGCCCGAGATATCCGAAGCCAATACACCCTCGCCTACCACAGCACCAAACCGACAAGTCAACCCGGATTCCGCAAGGTGACGGTGATTGCGCAAGCCAAGGGTGAGGGCAAGCTCAACGTCCGCACCCGCACGGGCTACTTCCCAAGCGTCAAGAACACACCCAAACCGGCATCCTCAAGCCAGTGA
- a CDS encoding VWA domain-containing protein yields MKTLAFHNSTQINTTSSLGSLGRREKNSLNCYWACASLLLLAAVPQLAHSQDDPLNKVHVPVPPAAAAPATGAPAGAEAPALTGTDALKMSPGSRIAMNVDLVLVPVTITDPMNRLVTGLEQNDFFVYENNSQQKIKTFSCEDAPVSIGIIMDLSGSMTSKLIRARDSILQFMKTANPQDEFFVIGFNDRPELIEDFTGSVEDIEARLQTVRAGHRTALLDAIYYGMDKMKTAKHERKALLVVSDGGDNRSRYTEGEVKAQVRESDVEIYSIGIFDPYAPTTEERMGPVLLNDLSEETGGRMFRVDDLADMGDIAIKISTELRNQYVLGYHPTSMQRDGKWRKVKVKLVPPQGLPPLTVHARTGYYAPLH; encoded by the coding sequence ATGAAGACACTCGCTTTCCACAACTCAACGCAAATCAACACGACGTCTTCTTTGGGATCGCTTGGGCGCCGCGAAAAAAATTCCCTCAATTGCTACTGGGCCTGCGCCTCGCTGCTGCTTCTGGCGGCCGTTCCCCAATTGGCACACTCACAGGACGATCCGCTCAACAAAGTCCATGTTCCCGTCCCTCCTGCCGCGGCTGCGCCAGCCACTGGAGCTCCAGCTGGCGCTGAGGCCCCGGCGCTTACCGGAACCGACGCCTTAAAAATGTCCCCCGGCTCCCGCATCGCCATGAACGTCGACCTGGTCCTGGTGCCGGTCACGATCACCGACCCAATGAACCGCCTCGTCACGGGCCTGGAACAGAACGACTTCTTCGTCTACGAAAACAACAGCCAGCAGAAGATCAAGACTTTTTCCTGCGAAGACGCGCCTGTCTCGATCGGCATCATCATGGATCTTTCCGGCTCCATGACTTCCAAGCTGATACGCGCCCGCGATTCGATCCTGCAGTTTATGAAGACCGCGAATCCGCAGGATGAATTTTTCGTCATCGGCTTCAATGACCGCCCCGAGTTGATCGAGGACTTCACCGGTTCCGTCGAAGATATCGAGGCGCGCCTCCAGACCGTCCGCGCCGGCCATCGCACAGCCCTGCTCGACGCCATCTATTACGGTATGGACAAGATGAAGACCGCCAAGCACGAGCGCAAGGCCCTGCTCGTTGTCTCCGACGGCGGCGACAACCGCTCACGATACACCGAAGGGGAAGTCAAAGCACAGGTGCGAGAATCCGACGTCGAAATCTACTCCATTGGCATTTTCGATCCCTATGCCCCCACAACGGAGGAGCGCATGGGGCCGGTTTTATTGAATGACCTGAGCGAAGAGACCGGCGGGCGCATGTTCCGCGTAGACGACCTGGCCGATATGGGCGACATCGCCATCAAGATTTCCACCGAACTCCGCAACCAGTATGTGCTCGGTTATCACCCAACTTCCATGCAACGCGACGGTAAGTGGCGTAAAGTGAAGGTGAAGCTGGTGCCACCGCAGGGCCTGCCTCCCCTGACTGTCCATGCCCGTACCGGTTACTATGCGCCGCTCCACTAA
- a CDS encoding N-acetylmuramoyl-L-alanine amidase: MTPIFKHMLNRVALCFIAAGVAGTLICSGLGQRPAGSVGQSVPAPLQKTAPPARFVVVVDAAHGGDDGGGQLGASVAEKTVTLALSVRLRSLLTARGFTVVTTREGNVNLNSDARAQIANHATAATTASGGAACLSLHASEAGSGVHIFVTSLAPAQSARFLAWKTAQSAYVARSLKLAGTVNSAFEHSSPPTEGENSDANAGPIPATLARASLPGVDSMTCPAVAIEVAPIRGADRKVVTDVTDPQYQTQIVETLAAALLEWKTDEETDSRPDSRPDSHLVGGRLP, translated from the coding sequence TTGACCCCTATTTTCAAGCACATGCTGAATCGCGTTGCGCTCTGTTTTATTGCCGCCGGCGTGGCAGGGACGCTAATTTGTTCGGGACTCGGCCAGCGTCCGGCAGGTTCCGTCGGCCAGAGCGTTCCCGCACCGCTGCAAAAGACCGCTCCCCCCGCACGGTTTGTGGTCGTGGTGGATGCCGCGCATGGCGGGGATGACGGCGGAGGCCAGCTTGGCGCTTCCGTCGCCGAGAAGACCGTGACGCTGGCGCTGAGCGTGCGGCTGCGCTCTCTCCTGACGGCGCGAGGATTCACGGTAGTGACCACTCGCGAGGGAAATGTGAACCTGAACAGCGACGCGAGGGCGCAGATCGCAAACCATGCCACAGCGGCCACAACAGCCTCGGGTGGCGCGGCTTGCCTCAGCCTCCATGCCTCCGAGGCTGGATCAGGGGTGCATATATTTGTTACTTCGCTCGCTCCGGCCCAGTCAGCGCGATTTCTGGCATGGAAGACGGCGCAATCGGCATACGTCGCCCGAAGCCTGAAGCTGGCCGGGACGGTCAACAGCGCCTTCGAGCACAGTTCCCCTCCAACCGAGGGTGAGAACAGCGACGCAAATGCCGGGCCGATTCCGGCGACGCTCGCGCGGGCTTCTCTGCCGGGCGTCGATAGCATGACCTGTCCGGCAGTGGCCATCGAGGTTGCGCCCATTCGCGGCGCAGACCGGAAGGTGGTGACCGACGTGACCGACCCGCAGTATCAGACGCAGATCGTGGAGACGCTGGCTGCTGCCCTGCTGGAATGGAAGACGGACGAGGAGACAGATTCCCGGCCCGACTCGCGGCCAGACTCGCATTTGGTCGGAGGACGGCTGCCATGA